The Zingiber officinale cultivar Zhangliang chromosome 9A, Zo_v1.1, whole genome shotgun sequence genome window below encodes:
- the LOC122021124 gene encoding protein ZW2-like produces MNSNESIFTAVWPRQLRRLRRELRLGRASADRALIDRAVLQYESFFVARSAVARADPVLAFAAPWATALERAAHWVAGWRPNSLIHLLYSESSLRFESQLADILMGVHSGDLGDLSAAQLARIDELQRRTVREEVEIGAEMASVQEGVAEPFPLSDAEMEEKVAALGRVIGRADELRLRTLRELLSILEPLQAVDLLVAAADLEIGMREIGLEHDGERV; encoded by the coding sequence ATGAACTCGAATGAGTCCATCTTCACGGCAGTGTGGCCCCGCCAGCTCCGCCGACTCCGCCGCGAGCTCCGCCTCGGAAGGGCGTCGGCCGACCGCGCCCTCATCGACCGGGCCGTTCTCCAGTACGAATCTTTCTTCGTGGCTCGGTCGGCCGTGGCCCGCGCCGACCCGGTGCTGGCCTTCGCGGCCCCGTGGGCCACCGCGCTGGAGCGCGCAGCCCACTGGGTGGCCGGGTGGCGCCCCAACTCGCTGATCCACCTCCTCTACTCCGAGTCGAGCCTGCGGTTCGAGTCGCAGCTGGCGGACATCCTGATGGGCGTGCACTCGGGAGACCTGGGCGACCTCAGCGCCGCGCAGCTCGCCCGCATCGACGAGCTCCAGCGGCGGACGGTGCGGGAGGAGGTGGAGATCGGGGCGGAGATGGCGTCGGTGCAGGAGGGCGTGGCGGAGCCGTTCCCGCTGTCGGACGCGGAGATGGAGGAGAAGGTGGCGGCGCTAGGGCGCGTCATAGGCCGGGCCGACGAGCTTCGCCTGCGGACGCTGCGAGAGCTACTTTCCATCCTCGAGCCGCTGCAGGCGGTCGATCTCCTCGTCGCTGCGGCAGACTTGGAGATCGGCATGCGGGAAATCGGAC